Proteins from a genomic interval of Gossypium hirsutum isolate 1008001.06 chromosome A09, Gossypium_hirsutum_v2.1, whole genome shotgun sequence:
- the LOC107945847 gene encoding uncharacterized GPI-anchored protein At4g28100: MSPIPFPFFLFFISLFFASFSFTMSSPDALNVQSLPLSTSPPATIPAFPEQSNVVGCPLDLPEQLFHSVKNACGTKRNNGVVSELHRSRCCPVLAAWLYAAYSATALGGVGRVVPAVAGRTPSYDMPLLPDDSETCVDDLGKALKQRGVELAKPNETCDAVYCYCGIRLHPLTCPDAFSVDQKGNLVGDDSVERLERNCLSSSSNVNGFPGLGGCNKCLKSLHLLNKKNALNTSKSEERTTKMRNKDCQLMGLTWLLAKNRTSYIRTVSAVLRAMMMSKDGSSPSSCTLNSDGMPLPVDSSEIYDQSSSVTFNLSQHLPVLSLCLLLIHLVVLSYKSS; encoded by the exons ATGTCCCCAATTCCCTTccctttctttctcttctttatcTCCCTCTTCTTTGCCTCTTTTTCCTTCACTATGTCCAGCCCTGACGCCCTCAATGTCCAATCCCTCCCTCTATCCACATCCCCACCTGCAACGATCCCTGCATTTCCAGAGCAATCCAATGTCGTTGGTTGTCCACTTGATTTACCTGAACAACTCTTTCACAGCGTTAAGAACGCTTGCGGCACTAAGAGAAACAATGGGGTGGTGAGTGAGCTCCACCGTAGTCGCTGCTGTCCTGTTCTCGCTGCATGGCTTTACGCCGCTTACTCCGCCACCGCCCTTGGTGGGGTTGGAAGAGTAGTGCCAGCGGTTGCGGGGCGTACCCCATCTTATGACATGCCATTGCTGCCGGATGACTCGGAAACCTGTGTGGATGACTTAGGGAAAGCTCTGAAACAGAGAGGCGTGGAGTTGGCTAAACCGAACGAGACATGCGATGCGGTGTATTGCTATTGTGGCATCAGGCTTCACCCACTGACTTGCCCTGATGCTTTCTCAGTGGACCAAAAGGGCAACCTTGTAGGGGATGACAGTGTGGAGAGATTGGAGAGAAATTGCTTAAGTAGCAGCTCCAATGTTAATGGATTTCCAGGTCTTGGGGGTTGCAACAAGTGCTTGAAAAGTCTTCATTTg CTCAACAAGAAGAATGCTTTGAACACAAGCAAGTCAGAAGAAAGGACCACCAAAATGCGCAACAAAGATTGCCAGCTGATGGGTCTCACATGGTTGCTCGCCAAGAATCGGACCTCTTACATTCGGACGGTTTCCGCGGTTTTACGAGCGATGATGATGAGCAAAGATGGTTCGAGCCCTTCTTCCTGCACGTTAAACAGCGACGGAATGCCGCTACCGGTCGATTCTTCTGAAATATATGATCAGTCGTCATCGGTTACCTTTAACTTATCCCAGCATCTGCCAGTTCTATCGCTTTGCTTGTTGCTTATCCACCTTGTTGTATTATCATACAAGTCTAGTTAG